One window from the genome of Ailuropoda melanoleuca isolate Jingjing chromosome 5, ASM200744v2, whole genome shotgun sequence encodes:
- the APOM gene encoding apolipoprotein M isoform X3, with protein MQSDWTKAQAPDLGFPEPHLGRWYFIAGAAPTEEELVTFDPVDNIVFNMATGSAPKKLQLRATIRMKNGLCVPRKWIYHLTEGSTDLRTEGRPDMKTKLFSSSCPGGIVLKESGQGYQRYLLYNRSPHPPEKCLEEFQSLTSCLDFKAFLRTPRNQEACELSSN; from the exons ATGCAGTCAGACTGGACCAAAGCACAAGCTCCCGATCTTGGG TTCCCAGAGCCACACCTGGGCAGGTGGTACTTTATCGCAGGGGCAGCTCCCACCGAGGAGGAGTTGGTGACTTTTGACCCTGTGGACAACATTGTCTTCAACATGGCTACAGGCTCTGCCCCCAAGAAGCTCCAGCTTCGCGCTACCATCCGAAT GAAAAATGGGCTCTGTGTGCCCCGGAAGTGGATTTACCACCTGACTGAGGGAAGCACAGATCTCAGAACAGAAG GCCGCCCTGACATGAAGACCAAGCTCTTCTCCAGCTCATGCCCAGGTGGAATCGTGCTGAAAGAGTCGGGCCAGGGTTACCAGCGCTACCTCCTCTACA ATCGCTCACCACACCCTCCTGAGAAGTGCCTGGAGGAATTCCAGTCCTTGACCTCCTGCCTGGACTTCAAGGCCTTCTTACGGACTCCCAGGAATCAAG aGGCCTGCGAGTTGTCTAGTAACTGA
- the APOM gene encoding apolipoprotein M isoform X2: MQSDWTKAQAPDLGCPEYSPLTTQGVDGKEFPEPHLGRWYFIAGAAPTEEELVTFDPVDNIVFNMATGSAPKKLQLRATIRMKNGLCVPRKWIYHLTEGSTDLRTEGRPDMKTKLFSSSCPGGIVLKESGQGYQRYLLYNRSPHPPEKCLEEFQSLTSCLDFKAFLRTPRNQEACELSSN, encoded by the exons ATGCAGTCAGACTGGACCAAAGCACAAGCTCCCGATCTTGGG TGCCCTGAGTATAGTCCACTGACAACCCAGGGAGTGGATGGGAAAGAG TTCCCAGAGCCACACCTGGGCAGGTGGTACTTTATCGCAGGGGCAGCTCCCACCGAGGAGGAGTTGGTGACTTTTGACCCTGTGGACAACATTGTCTTCAACATGGCTACAGGCTCTGCCCCCAAGAAGCTCCAGCTTCGCGCTACCATCCGAAT GAAAAATGGGCTCTGTGTGCCCCGGAAGTGGATTTACCACCTGACTGAGGGAAGCACAGATCTCAGAACAGAAG GCCGCCCTGACATGAAGACCAAGCTCTTCTCCAGCTCATGCCCAGGTGGAATCGTGCTGAAAGAGTCGGGCCAGGGTTACCAGCGCTACCTCCTCTACA ATCGCTCACCACACCCTCCTGAGAAGTGCCTGGAGGAATTCCAGTCCTTGACCTCCTGCCTGGACTTCAAGGCCTTCTTACGGACTCCCAGGAATCAAG aGGCCTGCGAGTTGTCTAGTAACTGA
- the APOM gene encoding apolipoprotein M isoform X1 produces MFHQIWAALLYLCAVLLNSIYQCPEYSPLTTQGVDGKEFPEPHLGRWYFIAGAAPTEEELVTFDPVDNIVFNMATGSAPKKLQLRATIRMKNGLCVPRKWIYHLTEGSTDLRTEGRPDMKTKLFSSSCPGGIVLKESGQGYQRYLLYNRSPHPPEKCLEEFQSLTSCLDFKAFLRTPRNQEACELSSN; encoded by the exons ATGTTCCACCAAATATGGGCAGCTCTGCTTTACCTCTGTGCTGTTCTCCTTAACTCCATCTACCAGTGCCCTGAGTATAGTCCACTGACAACCCAGGGAGTGGATGGGAAAGAG TTCCCAGAGCCACACCTGGGCAGGTGGTACTTTATCGCAGGGGCAGCTCCCACCGAGGAGGAGTTGGTGACTTTTGACCCTGTGGACAACATTGTCTTCAACATGGCTACAGGCTCTGCCCCCAAGAAGCTCCAGCTTCGCGCTACCATCCGAAT GAAAAATGGGCTCTGTGTGCCCCGGAAGTGGATTTACCACCTGACTGAGGGAAGCACAGATCTCAGAACAGAAG GCCGCCCTGACATGAAGACCAAGCTCTTCTCCAGCTCATGCCCAGGTGGAATCGTGCTGAAAGAGTCGGGCCAGGGTTACCAGCGCTACCTCCTCTACA ATCGCTCACCACACCCTCCTGAGAAGTGCCTGGAGGAATTCCAGTCCTTGACCTCCTGCCTGGACTTCAAGGCCTTCTTACGGACTCCCAGGAATCAAG aGGCCTGCGAGTTGTCTAGTAACTGA
- the APOM gene encoding apolipoprotein M isoform X4 codes for MATGSAPKKLQLRATIRMKNGLCVPRKWIYHLTEGSTDLRTEGRPDMKTKLFSSSCPGGIVLKESGQGYQRYLLYNRSPHPPEKCLEEFQSLTSCLDFKAFLRTPRNQEACELSSN; via the exons ATGGCTACAGGCTCTGCCCCCAAGAAGCTCCAGCTTCGCGCTACCATCCGAAT GAAAAATGGGCTCTGTGTGCCCCGGAAGTGGATTTACCACCTGACTGAGGGAAGCACAGATCTCAGAACAGAAG GCCGCCCTGACATGAAGACCAAGCTCTTCTCCAGCTCATGCCCAGGTGGAATCGTGCTGAAAGAGTCGGGCCAGGGTTACCAGCGCTACCTCCTCTACA ATCGCTCACCACACCCTCCTGAGAAGTGCCTGGAGGAATTCCAGTCCTTGACCTCCTGCCTGGACTTCAAGGCCTTCTTACGGACTCCCAGGAATCAAG aGGCCTGCGAGTTGTCTAGTAACTGA